Genomic DNA from Paucilactobacillus hokkaidonensis JCM 18461:
AGCCATTGCGGCACGAATTAACCGCTTAGAAAAGCAAGGAATCATTGCTGATTATCAAACCACCGTCAATTATGAAAAATTATCTTATCATGTTAAGGCGTTTATCCGCCTGCAGCTAGATCCAACTCAAAAAAAGGAATTCTATCCATATGTTAGCTCCATTCCGAATGTACTGGAATGCAATTGCGTTACTGGCGATTATTCCGAATTACTTGAAGTGGTGTTTGAGTCTACCGCTGCTTTAGATAGCTTTGTTAATGGACTACAAACTTATGGTAAAACTAGTACCCAAATTGTATTTACCACTAGCGTTGCTCGGCGTGGATTAGATTTCGAGGATGCTGAGGATTAAAGTTGAGGGTTAAATATGATATTTTTATAGATCTCTTTCTATGCTTTATTGCGGAAACGCGCTCACAGGAGCAGGAATCTAGGGCTAAGTTAGCAATGACCATCAATGAATCAAAAATCGATTCATCAATGGTCATTGCTAACTTAGCCTACGATCCCTGGACACTCCTGCTTACGCTCTGGTTTTTGAAACGCGTTCGCACCCACCGATACCTAACGTATAGCGCAAAAGACACGACTACTTCCAAGTACGAAGTAATCGTGTCTTTTACGTTATACCACGGTATCAACCCGTGGGTGCTCACGCTCTTATTAGCTTTTCAATCCAATCCAATCTCTTTTCAAACACTTCAAAAGCACGGACTAAATATTGATCATTAGTCATATCCACTCCCGCGTGTTTTAGAATCTCAATTGGGTAGTCTGAACCTCCGGCACTTAGGAATTGATAATATTTTTCTAATGCTCCATTTTCGTGTTGCCAGACTCCCTGTGACAATGCCGTGGCGGCCGCCCATGAAGTTGCATATTGATAAACATAATAATTCATATAAAAGTGCGGTACGTAGGCCCAGCTTTGTGTCCGTGTACCAGATTCTGCTACTGCCGGTCCATAATATTTATTAACCAACTCACCATTTAACTGGTCTAAATAATCCGCTGTTAATGTCTGACCGTTTTGTTCAGCTTGATAAGCTTGATGTTCAAACTCAGCAAATTGAGTTTGCCGGAAAATTGTACCAACAAATCCAGAAATAGATTGTTCCAAAATGAAGATCAAAGCTTGCTTGTCATCGGCATATTTTTCTAATAAATAATCTGTCAGAATATTCTCATTAAATGTTGAGGCAACCTCTGCCAAAAAGATTGGTGCATCCGCATATTCTGATGGTTGCTTTTTTTGTGAAAAATAACTATGCATAGCATGTCCAGATTCGTGTGCCAATACATACGTACTATAAAGTTTGTCCGTCCAATTTAGTAAAATAAATGGATTGGCAGAATAGACGCTCGCTTGGTAGCCGCCTGACCGTTTTCCTTTATTTTCGGCTGCATCAATCCAACGATTATCGAACTCCTGCTTTAATCCAGCAACATACTCCGGTCCTAATACTGATAAAGCATCTAATGTCATAGCTTTGCCTTCTTCAAAGGTAGTCTTTAATAAATCTTGACCAGCCAACGGCACATTAATATCATACTTATAAAATGGATCTAATTTAGACACTTCTTTTTTTAGCGCATACCATCGATGAACTAATGGCAAATGTTCATTAACACTTTTAACTAACGTGTCGTAAACACTTTCTGGAATCTGTTCACCACTCAATGCAGCTTCACGGCCACTGCGATAACGCCTAACCTCAGCTTGCATATTTTGCGAACTAATAAAACTGTTCAGCGTTTGTGCAAATGTATTCCGTAAATTATGATATGGCTTTTCATACGCAAACGTTGCTTCTTTTCGAACCTCGCGATTTTGAGACTCAGTAAACTGACTACGATTACCATGAGTCAATGGAACTTCGTTACCATTGTCATCATGAACTAACCCAAAGTCCAAGTCGGCATCATTAAGCGTATTATAAATGTCATCTGCTGCATCTAGTGATTTGCTGGCGCGTCCGAGTAACTGTTCTTCTTTATCCGATAAAATATGTGCCTTTTGTTGGCGAATCTTTGTCAGCATAAACTTAAATTCATTTAGCTGCGGTTCACTAGCAATAAATTGTTGCAGTTGATCTTCATCAATTGCAACAATTTCAGGTTCTAAAAATGCCGTTTGTGCACTGATTTGGCTAAGTGTATTCGCCACTTCACCATACAATGTAGCTGCCTGCGCTTGCGTTGTATCACTATCCCGTCGTAAAAAGCCATACACATATTCGCGTTCTAGCTCCTCATCAATTACTTTTTCTGATTGCAACGCCGTCAGTAAATTGTTGGCACTTTGACCAACTTTGCCGTTTAGTTTGGTAAATTGTTCCACACGCTTAAGTGTCTTTTGAAGTGCAGTTTTCATTGCTTCATCAGATTCAAATAATAATTTCAAATTCCATTTTAACTGCTCTGGAACCTGATCACGCGGTAATAATTTTTCAGTTGCCATTTTAGTCCCTTCCTTACGACTTTAACTTTAATTCTTCCAAATATTTAGCATTCTTCTCTTCATCAAATTCATTTTCTGATTTACCAATAACCATCGTTGCTAATGAGTTACCCACCACATTAACCGCTGTTCGGCCCATGTCGACAAACCGGTCAATTCCGGCAATAAATGTTAAGCCAGACATTGGCACTCCAATTGTTGAAACGGTTGCTAATAAAACCACAAAAGATGCACCTGGTACACCGGCCATCCCCTTGGAAGTGATCATCAAGACAACTAACAGTGTAATTTGATGCGCCAAAGTTAGATGAATCCCATAAGCTTGAGCCAAAAACAATGCGGCTAATGATTGATAGATTGCGGATCCATCTAAGTTAAATGTATACCCAGTTGGAATAACAAAGGAAACAATCCCTTTGCTGACCCCATATTTTTGCATCTTATCAATTAAACGAGGCAAAGTAGCTTCCGAGCTGGCCGTTGAAAAGGCAATGACAATTTCATCTTTGATAACGTTCATTAATGACCAATATTTGAAACCAAATATTTTAGCGACTAGGCCTAAAATACAAACCACAAAAATAGCCATCGTCACATATGCAATCAAAACAAATAATCCTAATGGCGCTAGTGCACTAAAGCCCATTTCACCAACCGTCATTCCAATTAAGCCAAAAACCCCAATTGGAGCAAATTTCATCACCCAGTTAGTGACTTTAAACATTACCTCAGAGACTGCTTGAAGAAAATCGATAATAATTTGTCCACGTTTGCCAATAGCGGCAGTTCCTAAACCAAAGAAAACCGAGAAAAAGATTACGGGCATCATGTCGCCTTCCGATAACGACTTGAAGAAGTTAGTCGGAATAATCCCCATAATGGTAGACCAAATACCCGTGTGTGATGCCGACTTAGCTGTCGTCATGTACTGTGAAATGTCAGTACTCTTAAGTTGGTGAATATCGATAAATGTACCAGGATGGGTGATATTTCCAACAATCAACCCTAATGCAATCGCGATGGTGGTCATTATTTCAAAGTAAATCAGTGTTTTTCCACCAATTCGACCAAGTTTGTGAATATCGCCCATATTGGCAATTCCAACAGTTAAACACGAGACCACAATTGGTAATACGATCATTTGAATCAAACTAATGAACATCGTACCCAAATTTTGCATCACTGTGATCGCTGATTTATTATGATAAAAAATTCCTCCAGCAATAATTCCTAAAATCAAGCCAATCACGATCTGCCAGCCTAAGCTGAGTCGCGTAAAGTGATAATGTTTCATCGTCTTGCAATCCTCCTCATAAGATTTTAATATTTCCAGTTTAGCACAATTATCTCGTACCGGGTATTTTCAATTAAATTTTTGTAATTCAATTGAAAACGTGCAAGATCGCACAACCAAATTGTATTTCATTTTAGACCGTCAACAAATTAATTACATTTGGTTTTTAGATTACACATTAATCATTAATATCCTTTGCTAATATAGGGGTTGCAAAATGTAATCCATACATTTACAATAAGCACTGAACAAAAAAGAATAGTTCTAATTAGCGTAATTAAATACCCCAAATTTATTTTTTTGCAATTGATTGTGAACTATTTTTCAAATACTTTTAATTCCTGGAGGGATTCACATGGTAGAACCAAATACAGATTTCATGATGCCTAACGTTAACTTTTTTGGACCTGGTGTAATTAAGAAAATCGGTGATCGTGCTAAGCTTTTAGGCATGAAAAAGCCACTGATTGTTACTGAAAAGTTTTTACGCAATATGGAAAATGGTCCAGTTAAGCAAACCGAAGCTTCATTAAAGGCTTCTGGCGTTGATTATATTTTTTATGACAATGTTGAACCAAACCCCAAAGTGCGCAATGTTGAAGAAGGTAAGAAAATTTATCTTGATAGCGGCTGTGACAGTATTATTTCTGTCGGTGGTGGCTCATCTCATGACTGTGCCAAAGGAATTGGAATTGTACTAACAAATGGTGATGACATCACTAAACTAGCTGGAATTGATACTCTTAAGAATCCACTTCCACCTTTACTGGCTGTTAATACAACTGCTGGGACTGCTAGTGAAATCACACGCCATGATGTTATTACTAATGAAGAAACTAAATTAAAGTTTGTTGTTATTTCTTGGCGTAACGTTCCTCTAGTTTCGTTTAATGATCCATTGTTGATGTTAGACGTTCCTAAGGGAATGACTGCTGCTACAGGGATGGATGCTTTGACTCACTGTGTTGAATCATATGTTTCCACTCATCGTAATGACATCACAGATGGTCAAGCGATCCAAGGGATCAAATTAATCTGCAAGTATTTGCCACAAGCTTATGCTGATGGCCATAACGTTGAAGCACGAACCAAGATGGCTGAAGCTTCATTGCTAGCAGGAATGGCATTTAACAATGCTGATCTTGGTTACGTTCATGCAATGGCGCATCAATTGGGTGGTCAATACGATGCTCCCCATGGTGAATGTTGTGCATCATTAATGCCAACTGTTGAAAAATGGAATATCATTTCAGCACCAGAACGATTTGCTGACATTGCCCGTTTCATGGGAGAGGATGTGGACGGCCTAAATGTTTGGGATGCAGCCCAAAAAGCAATTGATGCGTTGGAACGAATCTCCAAACAAGTTGGTATTCGCACAGTTAAAGAATTAGGCGCAAAGCCAGAAGACTTCGACCTATTAGCTACAAATGCACTTAAAGATGGAAATGCGGGTTCTAACCCTCGTAAAGGTAATAAACAAGATATTATTGATCTGTTTACGGAAGCTTACAATAAGTAGTGAGCAACCGCGATTAGATGACGGAGTGTAACGTAGAAATGCCGGTTGCATGGTTGAACTTTAACCATGTAATCGACATTTCTTTGTTACATGTAGTCATCTGCGGTTGCGAGCACATTTCGGCCACAAAAATAAGAACACAGCTAGATAAGCGCAACATTGTAGGTTTTCTCTCAAAATAGTGCTATCCTAGAACTATTAATACTCCAGAGAGGAAGTTTATCAAATGACGATGCCAACAGGCCTAGCGCATGAATGCGTATCACTGGTCCCACTATTTAATCAGTTAACTCATGCAGACAAAGAAACCATCGAATCAATTGTGCACCAACACCATTATCAACCTGGCGAAACCATCTTTTCTGCTGGCGACTCATTGGACTCACTAATGATTATTGCTAGTGGTCAAGTCAAAGTATATCAATTAGCAGAAAATGGAAAAGAACAGTTGCTTTATTTATTGAAAACTGGTGATTTCGAGGGCGAATCAGCGCTGTTTTCACAGACTACCCGACAATCATTTGGTGAAGCATTATTACCAACCGCCATTTGCCAAATTGAACGTTCCGATTTTCAAATGCTAATGCAACAATACCCTAGCATCAGCATTAATCTGCTGAACGAATTCGGTCATCGCTTATCAAAATTAGAAAAACGAACCACGCAAGCAACTACCTCTTCAATCGAATCCCGGTTGGCAGACTACTTGGTAGAAACGTCTGCTGGATTAAAAGAAACAACATTTAAATTACCGCTTAAGAAAAAAGACTTAGCTACCTACCTTGGAACTACTCCGGAAACAATTAGTCGTAAACTAAAAGATTTTGAAGATCAGGGTTTCATTACTCAAGGCGGCGGTAAAAAAGTTACCATTCTAGATAGCGATGCACTCGCTTTAATTAGCTAATAACATAAAAGTTGCAATCATTATACTCAATGACTGCAACTTTTTTACATAAATGGACCTGATAATACTAATTTACCAACCATTCGATTAGCTTCAACTTGCTCATGTGCCTGTTGTAAGGTAGTCGTTGTAATTGTGTTAATCGTTTGGGCTCTGGTTGTAATTATCTGGCCACTATCCAATAACTTAGCTAATTCACCCAATATTTTCCCCTGTGATTCTAATTGAACACCATATTTGGCTTTCGCAAACATAAATTCCCAGTCAAAACTGGCAGCTTTATCTTTTAGTTGACCTAATTCTACTGGTTTAGCTGTTTCAACAATTGATCCCACGTGTCCCAATGGGCTAACCAACCTGGCGGCCACATTAAAATAACTTTCAGTAGAATGTAGAATCATGATGTCATCAATTTGGTTTCCGTATTGATCACCCAATTGTTCCCACAAATTTTGTCGATGATTAACTACTAGATCAGCACCCATTTTATTCACCCAAGCAATCGTTTCCGGCCTTGAAGCTGTTGCGATAACTTTAAATCCAGCCCACTTTGCCAACTGTATTGCAGCCGAGCCAACTCCACCTGCCCCATTAATAATCAAAATGGTCTTTCCTTGATTAGCATTAGGCGCAAACTTTGCTTGGAATTTTTCAAAAATTAATTCGTATGCCGTCAACATTGTTAATGGCATTGCAGCCGCGTCAGTATCATTTAATTTTTTGGGTGCTAAACTCACTAGTCTTGAGTCGACTAATTGAAATTCTTGATTGGAACCAGATCGCTGATTACTGCCAGCATAAAAGACCCGATCGCCTTGGTTAAATTCAGTCACTTTTGTTCCAACTGACTCAACAATACCAACCGCATCATATCCTAATATTTTTAAATTAGCTTGCTTTGGTGTTGCTTGACGAACCTTTGTATCCACCGGATTGACCGAAATTGCAGTTACTTTAACTAATAAATCGTAATCTGTTGGCATAGGTTTTTTTATTTCTAACTGTTCAAATTGTTGTTCTGCCGCTGTGGCAGTTCCTTCGTAAATACCGATTGCTTTCATTTGGAAGTCCCCTTTTTATCCACTTAATTGAACTCAGTTTACTACTAAATGGTAAATTTAAAAGCAGTTCTGGCTTTGCTGGCCAGAATTGCTTTTAATTTGGTTTAATCATTTTTAATTTTTATTGATTGAACGTGCTCCGAAAGGCATGTTCCTGCGCTTAACAAAACTTAACCAACGATCCCAGGATCGGGGATCATTGGTTAAGTTACGTTAATGCTCAAAACCTATACGCCTTTCTCTGCACTCCTATTTAGAATATTCCCTGAAAGAATTCAACTATCTGCTGCCAAACCCTTTGGAATAAATTTCCATACTTTGCCATCAATGCCTTACCGTCTGCACTATTTGCAAAATCACCTAATTTGGCCATTGCATTACCAGCACTATTCTTCAATGAACTAGCAACATTTTTAGCATTACTTATATATGTTTTAGATGTCGAAACCGGCGCCTTTTGGACTTGAATTAATGCGTTGACAATCAATACCTTCGAACTATCTGGTGTTTTTGAACTGACATTATTTTTTTCAAGTGCCTCATCTAACATTTGACGTACTTCTGCTTTAGTAGCATATTCATTATCATCTTGACGTTGCTTAGCTAAATCTGCAGAAACCGTTCCGACTGCTGCCATCAATTTACCAGAATATGTTTTATCGTCACTATTTTGGTCAATCGCTGGTTGGGTTGCTTCTAAAATACCATTGGCTGCCGAAGTATTTTCAGAACTTAATGTAATCCCATCTGCCGCTAATGCCTTATAAACGCCGGTCAACGCTGCCTCACCAGAAACGGCCTTGTTAGCGGTGACCGTGATAATTAGATCGTTAACACCAGCCATCGTAGCCACCATAGCGTACTGTTGCGCCGTCACACTCGTAATATTACTGTCACCATTATATTTTACAATATTTACCTTCACACCAGTCCCTGAATCCGCTGGTGCCAAAGCAACCGAACTAATCATTGCTGAATCTGTGGTTCCATCTGAACTAATATATTTGGAATAATCAGTAGCAGTTGAAGTTAATGAAGTATAATTATCATTAGCTCCTAAAGCACTAGCTACACTGGAACGATCACTAGAAGCCAATCCGGCACCGTAAACAACGTACGGCTTTGATAGCGCCTTTGTTTGCACAGCAGAACTGCTGCTTGTGTCTGCAGTTGTTTCAGCATGTGCAACCGTATTCGTTTGTAATTGTGTAACTGCCGGAATTGCAATTGCACCAACTAATACTAGTGCCAGGGTTAACGCAATTTTTTTGATAAATTTCATTGTGCACCTCCTAGAGTACCCCGTCATTTTACCATTACCACTGATAAAACAAAATTAACTGACTAGCTTATTAACTAAAAAGCTAATTATTTAGCGTTAACTTAACATTCATAATCGAGGATAAAAAATGGCAACTAACCAACTGCTACCTTCACAAATCATAGATCAAACAACCCTAATAGGGCGCTGGACAATTAAATCAATTCATCACACAGACACGTTGTATTCCACCAACCTTGGGTCTTTGATTAAATTTAATCTTACTAATAGCACCGCTTTAACGATCGACTTTTTTAACAATGGCAATCCGTTTGGGCCTAGCCAAATTGTTGCAGTTCGAATTGATCACCAAATATGGCAACGATTTATGACCAACCAAATGCCACAAGTCATTACTTTAACTCCTAACCAACACCTAATTGAATTAATGCTCGTGGGTAATAGTGATCTCGATGAGGTTTGGTCCGAAAACCAAGGATTTGCACTAAAGTCAATTTCAGTAACATCGTCGGCCGTTATTACTCCAATTGCTATAATACGACCAGTCACATTTATTGGTGACTCCATCACCTCTGGTTGTTGGATTAATGGTAATCACGCTGCTTTTGATTATGCAGCAGAAGCCAATTATGTTGCAGTATGTGCCGATCAGCTGAATTTAGATGCCACTCGAATCTCATATTCTGCCGCCGGTATTTTAAAGCCAGGGACTGGCGGTGTCCCAAACGCGACCACTTTTTTAGATCATATTGATGAAACAACTAAGTGGCAACCGACACAAACTTCGTTAGTCGTAATTAATATTGGTGTCAACGATCGACGCTTTGAACGAAACATCTTTGCGCACGCGCTTCCTGCATTTATCACACAGGTTCAAAAGTTGTTTTT
This window encodes:
- a CDS encoding Lrp/AsnC family transcriptional regulator — protein: MDQIDRKILNALQKNARISLKTLSEQCFISSPAIAARINRLEKQGIIADYQTTVNYEKLSYHVKAFIRLQLDPTQKKEFYPYVSSIPNVLECNCVTGDYSELLEVVFESTAALDSFVNGLQTYGKTSTQIVFTTSVARRGLDFEDAED
- the pepF gene encoding oligoendopeptidase F; amino-acid sequence: MATEKLLPRDQVPEQLKWNLKLLFESDEAMKTALQKTLKRVEQFTKLNGKVGQSANNLLTALQSEKVIDEELEREYVYGFLRRDSDTTQAQAATLYGEVANTLSQISAQTAFLEPEIVAIDEDQLQQFIASEPQLNEFKFMLTKIRQQKAHILSDKEEQLLGRASKSLDAADDIYNTLNDADLDFGLVHDDNGNEVPLTHGNRSQFTESQNREVRKEATFAYEKPYHNLRNTFAQTLNSFISSQNMQAEVRRYRSGREAALSGEQIPESVYDTLVKSVNEHLPLVHRWYALKKEVSKLDPFYKYDINVPLAGQDLLKTTFEEGKAMTLDALSVLGPEYVAGLKQEFDNRWIDAAENKGKRSGGYQASVYSANPFILLNWTDKLYSTYVLAHESGHAMHSYFSQKKQPSEYADAPIFLAEVASTFNENILTDYLLEKYADDKQALIFILEQSISGFVGTIFRQTQFAEFEHQAYQAEQNGQTLTADYLDQLNGELVNKYYGPAVAESGTRTQSWAYVPHFYMNYYVYQYATSWAAATALSQGVWQHENGALEKYYQFLSAGGSDYPIEILKHAGVDMTNDQYLVRAFEVFEKRLDWIEKLIRA
- a CDS encoding cation:dicarboxylate symporter family transporter; translation: MKHYHFTRLSLGWQIVIGLILGIIAGGIFYHNKSAITVMQNLGTMFISLIQMIVLPIVVSCLTVGIANMGDIHKLGRIGGKTLIYFEIMTTIAIALGLIVGNITHPGTFIDIHQLKSTDISQYMTTAKSASHTGIWSTIMGIIPTNFFKSLSEGDMMPVIFFSVFFGLGTAAIGKRGQIIIDFLQAVSEVMFKVTNWVMKFAPIGVFGLIGMTVGEMGFSALAPLGLFVLIAYVTMAIFVVCILGLVAKIFGFKYWSLMNVIKDEIVIAFSTASSEATLPRLIDKMQKYGVSKGIVSFVIPTGYTFNLDGSAIYQSLAALFLAQAYGIHLTLAHQITLLVVLMITSKGMAGVPGASFVVLLATVSTIGVPMSGLTFIAGIDRFVDMGRTAVNVVGNSLATMVIGKSENEFDEEKNAKYLEELKLKS
- a CDS encoding iron-containing alcohol dehydrogenase; the encoded protein is MVEPNTDFMMPNVNFFGPGVIKKIGDRAKLLGMKKPLIVTEKFLRNMENGPVKQTEASLKASGVDYIFYDNVEPNPKVRNVEEGKKIYLDSGCDSIISVGGGSSHDCAKGIGIVLTNGDDITKLAGIDTLKNPLPPLLAVNTTAGTASEITRHDVITNEETKLKFVVISWRNVPLVSFNDPLLMLDVPKGMTAATGMDALTHCVESYVSTHRNDITDGQAIQGIKLICKYLPQAYADGHNVEARTKMAEASLLAGMAFNNADLGYVHAMAHQLGGQYDAPHGECCASLMPTVEKWNIISAPERFADIARFMGEDVDGLNVWDAAQKAIDALERISKQVGIRTVKELGAKPEDFDLLATNALKDGNAGSNPRKGNKQDIIDLFTEAYNK
- a CDS encoding Crp/Fnr family transcriptional regulator: MTMPTGLAHECVSLVPLFNQLTHADKETIESIVHQHHYQPGETIFSAGDSLDSLMIIASGQVKVYQLAENGKEQLLYLLKTGDFEGESALFSQTTRQSFGEALLPTAICQIERSDFQMLMQQYPSISINLLNEFGHRLSKLEKRTTQATTSSIESRLADYLVETSAGLKETTFKLPLKKKDLATYLGTTPETISRKLKDFEDQGFITQGGGKKVTILDSDALALIS
- a CDS encoding zinc-binding alcohol dehydrogenase family protein, with amino-acid sequence MKAIGIYEGTATAAEQQFEQLEIKKPMPTDYDLLVKVTAISVNPVDTKVRQATPKQANLKILGYDAVGIVESVGTKVTEFNQGDRVFYAGSNQRSGSNQEFQLVDSRLVSLAPKKLNDTDAAAMPLTMLTAYELIFEKFQAKFAPNANQGKTILIINGAGGVGSAAIQLAKWAGFKVIATASRPETIAWVNKMGADLVVNHRQNLWEQLGDQYGNQIDDIMILHSTESYFNVAARLVSPLGHVGSIVETAKPVELGQLKDKAASFDWEFMFAKAKYGVQLESQGKILGELAKLLDSGQIITTRAQTINTITTTTLQQAHEQVEANRMVGKLVLSGPFM
- a CDS encoding DUF1002 domain-containing protein gives rise to the protein MKFIKKIALTLALVLVGAIAIPAVTQLQTNTVAHAETTADTSSSSAVQTKALSKPYVVYGAGLASSDRSSVASALGANDNYTSLTSTATDYSKYISSDGTTDSAMISSVALAPADSGTGVKVNIVKYNGDSNITSVTAQQYAMVATMAGVNDLIITVTANKAVSGEAALTGVYKALAADGITLSSENTSAANGILEATQPAIDQNSDDKTYSGKLMAAVGTVSADLAKQRQDDNEYATKAEVRQMLDEALEKNNVSSKTPDSSKVLIVNALIQVQKAPVSTSKTYISNAKNVASSLKNSAGNAMAKLGDFANSADGKALMAKYGNLFQRVWQQIVEFFQGIF
- a CDS encoding GDSL-type esterase/lipase family protein; amino-acid sequence: MATNQLLPSQIIDQTTLIGRWTIKSIHHTDTLYSTNLGSLIKFNLTNSTALTIDFFNNGNPFGPSQIVAVRIDHQIWQRFMTNQMPQVITLTPNQHLIELMLVGNSDLDEVWSENQGFALKSISVTSSAVITPIAIIRPVTFIGDSITSGCWINGNHAAFDYAAEANYVAVCADQLNLDATRISYSAAGILKPGTGGVPNATTFLDHIDETTKWQPTQTSLVVINIGVNDRRFERNIFAHALPAFITQVQKLFLQTPIVMLIPFSQTFAPIFRQTAKQFTNVQLIETKDWHLSYTDGLHPDANGSQLAGNYLAKSLQQLY